The Daucus carota subsp. sativus chromosome 9, DH1 v3.0, whole genome shotgun sequence genome window below encodes:
- the LOC108201316 gene encoding agamous-like MADS-box protein AGL62 — MATKSKGRQKIVMAKMSKESSLRVTFSKRRSGLFKKASELSTLCGVEIAMVVFSPGKRVFSFGHPNVEQIFDKFLDAQNPGPTNSTSLQLVQALRSARAGLLNTQLSELLNHLEEQKQQGEELIKLRKQGQKMFWWEAPVDDLGFEQLDMLKRGMEDQKRNIATQAQKLEMMQETLALVGCSTGTGLSMTPNGFNLGHGCGHPIMYQY; from the coding sequence ATGGCAACAAAGAGCAAGGGTCGCCAAAAGATTGTTATGGCAAAAATGAGCAAGGAAAGTAGTCTCAGGGTTACATTCTCCAAGAGGCGTTCTGGGTTATTCAAGAAAGCCAGTGAGCTTAGCACCCTCTGTGGTGTAGAAATTGCAATGGTGGTCTTCTCTCCTGGGAAAAGAGTGTTCTCATTTGGACATCCAAATGTGGAACAAATCTTTGATAAGTTCCTCGATGCTCAGAACCCTGGTCCAACCAATTCGACTAGCCTTCAACTTGTACAGGCTCTTCGCAGTGCAAGGGCTGGTCTACTAAACACCCAACTCTCTGAGTTGCTTAACCATTTGGAGGAGCAAAAGCAACAAGGGGAGGAGCTCATCAAACTGAGGAAGCAAGGACAAAAGATGTTCTGGTGGGAGGCCCCGGTTGATGATCTTGGATTTGAACAACTGGATATGTTGAAAAGAGGAATGGAGGACCAGAAGAGAAATATCGCCACACAAGCTCAGAAGCTTGAGATGATGCAAGAAACACTAGCACTCGTTGGGTGTAGCACTGGCACTGGACTTTCCATGACACCAAATGGATTTAATCTGGGGCATGGATGTGGACATCCAATTATGTACCAATATTAG
- the LOC108201314 gene encoding agamous-like MADS-box protein AGL62 yields MATKSKGHQKIVMAKMSKESNLRVTFSKRRSGLFKKASELSTLCGVEIAIVVFSPGKRVFSFGHPNVEQIFDKFLDAQNPGPTNSTGLQLVQALRSARAGLLNTQLSELLNHLEEQKQQGEELMKLRKHGQKMFWWEAPVDDLGFEQLDMLKRGMEDQKRNIATQAQKLVMMQEALALVGCSTGTALSMTPNGFNLGHGCGHPIMYQY; encoded by the coding sequence ATGGCAACAAAGAGCAAGGGTCACCAAAAGATTGTTATGGCAAAAATGAGCAAGGAAAGTAATCTCAGGGTTACATTCTCCAAGAGGCGTTCTGGGTTATTCAAGAAAGCCAGTGAGCTTAGCACCCTCTGTGGTGTAGAAATTGCAATCGTGGTCTTCTCTCCTGGGAAAAGAGTGTTCTCATTTGGACATCCAAATGTGGAACAAATCTTTGATAAGTTCCTCGATGCTCAGAACCCCGGTCCAACCAATTCGACTGGCCTTCAACTTGTACAGGCTCTTCGCAGTGCAAGGGCTGGTCTACTAAACACCCAACTCTCTGAGTTGCTTAACCATTTGGAGGAGCAAAAGCAACAAGGGGAGGAGCTCATGAAACTGAGGAAGCACGGACAAAAGATGTTCTGGTGGGAGGCCCCGGTTGATGATCTTGGATTTGAACAACTGGATATGTTGAAAAGAGGAATGGAGGACCAGAAGAGAAATATCGCCACACAAGCTCAGAAGCTTGTGATGATGCAAGAAGCACTAGCACTCGTTGGGTGTAGCACTGGCACTGCACTTTCCATGACACCAAATGGATTTAATCTGGGGCATGGATGTGGACATCCAATTATGTACCAATATTAG